From the genome of Haloarcula taiwanensis:
CGGGCCCGAAGTCAACATACATCTCCACCAGCGGGTCGATGGCGCCGTCATAGGCCTCGATTGTCACCGTCCGCCCGTCGTGGTCGGTGAACGTTTCGGGCGGGCGGGGGAAGTCGTGATCCGCCGCAGCGGCGTTGGACATACCCCATGCTTCGTTCTCAGCATGCCTAAGTTCGTCTATCCTTCCCAGCGACTGAGATTCGGGTGAGACAAGTGGCTCGCAGTCGACAAATCGGTATGCGCGCCTATCGCGTGGCCTACGACGGTCGACCGTATCACGGGTTTCAACGCCAGCCCGATGTCGACACCGTCGAGGGTCGACTGCGCTCGGCGCTCGTTCGCCTCGGTGTCTGTGAGCGCGGCGGAGAGCTACCCGAACGGTACGCGGCCGCCGGCCGGACTGATGCTGGCGTCTCTGCGCGGGCACAGACCGTCGCCTTCGACGCCCCGTCGTGGCTCTCGCCGGCGGCGTTCAACGGCGAACTCCCGGACGACATTCGCGTGTGGGCAAGCGCTGACGTTCGCGACGACTTTCACGCGACCCACGACCCCGCTGAGCGCAGCTACACCTACTACCTGTACGCACCGACGGACGCCGACCGGCCCGGACACGACCCAGTCGACGACCAGCGGTGGGCCCACGCTGTCGATGCGCTCGCCGGGACACACGACTTTCACAACCTCACGTCCGACGACACCGGCACTGAGCGGACCGTGGACATCGACTGGCACCGGGACGGCCGGTTCCTCATCGTCCGCTTTACCGCCGGTGGGTTCTGCCGCCAGCTGGTCCGTCGCCTCGTCTCGCTCGCGGCGGCTGTCGCGGACGGCTCGGCCCCGCTGTCGAAGGTCGACCGCATCCTCTCGCCCGACCCCGTCGACGGCCCCGACGGCGTCCCGCCGTCCCCGCCCGAACCGCTCGTACTTTCGGACGTGTGCTACCCGGAGGTGACGTTCACCCGGGACGAGGACGCTGCCGCGGACGCACGAGCGGTCTTCGCGCGTCGGCGCGCGACCGCTCGAACAACTGCACGAGTCGCCGACCACATCACTGACGGACTGTAGCTCCCCGCCGCTGAAACGAAGGCTTACTTCGACCCCGCTCCAAGGGCGGGCTATGAGTTCGGTACCCGCACGGAGCGACATCGACGAGGCGTACAAGTGGGACCTCGAATCCCTCTACGCCAGCGACGAGGACTGGGAAGCCGCCTACGAAGAAGCGGAGGAACTAATCGAAGATCTGTCGGCCTACGAGGGGCGGGCCACCGAGGACGCCGCCACCCTGCTGAAGACCCTGGAAACCTACGAGGAACTGATGCGGACGGTGTCGAACGTCGCCGCCTACGCCCGGATGCGCAAGGACGAGGACACGACGGACGACACCTACCAGGCCCTGACCGCCCGCTCGCAGTCGCTGTCTTCGGAGGCCAGTTCTGCGGCCTCGTTCCTCGACCCGGAACTGCAGGACTTGGACTACGACGACATCGAGGCGATGATCGACGCGGAGCCGGCGCTGGAACCCTACGAGCACTACTTCGACGACGTGCTCCGGATGAAAGACCACACCCGCTCGGCCGAGGTCGAGAACCTGCTCGCGGAACTGGGCGAGGTCACCGGCGCGCCCGGCGAGGTGTACAACATGCTCGCCAACGCCGACATGGAGTTCCCGACCGTCGAAGACCCGGACGGCGACCAGCAGCCGATCACGCTCAACAACTTCACGACGCTGCAGAAACACCCCGACCGCGAGTTCCGCCAGCGTGTCTACGAGGCATTCTACGACGAGTGGGAGACCGTCCGCAATGCCGTCGGCACGGCCTACAAGAACGCCGTCAAGACCGACGTGAAGATGGCCAACGCCCGCAACTACGACACCGCCCGCGAGGCCGCGCTGGACGGCCCGAACGTCCCTGTCGAGGTGTACGACACGCTTGTCGACACCGTCCACGATAATCTCGATACGCTCCACCGCCACGCCGACCTCAAGCGAGAGTCTATCGGTGCGGATGAGCTTCGGATGTGGGACCTCTACGTCCCGCTCGTCCAAGAAGAATCGCCTGAAATCGAGTACGAACAGGCCTGTGAGTACGTCACCGAGGCCGTCGCGCCGCTGGGCGATGAGTACCAGTCGCGGCTGGCCGAAGGACTGGACTCGCGGTGGGTCGACGTCTACGAGACCGAGCACAAGCAGTCCGGCGCGTACTCCGGGGGCACCTACGACTCCCAGCCGTTCATCCTGATGAACTATCAGGACGACGTGGAGTCGATGTACACGCTGGCCCACGAACTCGGTCACTCGATGCATTCGGAGTACACCAGCGAGGAGCAGCCCTTCGTCTACTCCGGCTACGAGATCTTCGTCGCCGAGGTTGCCTCGACGGTCAACGAGACACTGCTGACCCACCATCTGCTGGACACCGTTGCGGACGAACGCCTGCGTCGCCACATCCTCAACGAGTATCTCGAACGGTTCCGCTCCACTCTCTATCGGCAGACGATGTTCGCCGAGTTCGAGCACCGAACCCACGAGATGTCCGAGGCCGGCGAGCCGCTGACGCCTGACCGACTGGACGACCTCTACCGGGAGCTGAAAGGCGACTACTATGAGCCCGCGGCGCTCGACGACCGCATCGCCCGCGAGTGGATGCGTATCCCACACTTCTACCGGGCGTTCTACGTCTACCAGTACGCGACGGGCATCTCGGCGGCCGTCGCGCTTGTCGACGGGATCCTCGATGAAGGCGAACCCGCTGCCCAGCGGTACATCGACTTCCTCCGGAGCGGCTCGCGGCAGTACCCGCTGGAACTGCTTCGCGATGCTGGCGTCGACATGGCCAGTCCCGACCCGGTCGAGTCCGCGCTCTCGACGTACAGCGACTATCTCGACGAGTTCGCCGAGCTGTTGTAGGGCGACCAGCGGCGACTCGCTGCCTGCCCGCCTGTTCGAGCCACCAGTCTCACTGACCGCTACAGCCCCGCCTCGACACGGATAACTGTTTCACCCCCCCCTGTGACCCGAAGGCACTTTG
Proteins encoded in this window:
- a CDS encoding oligoendopeptidase F, with the translated sequence MSSVPARSDIDEAYKWDLESLYASDEDWEAAYEEAEELIEDLSAYEGRATEDAATLLKTLETYEELMRTVSNVAAYARMRKDEDTTDDTYQALTARSQSLSSEASSAASFLDPELQDLDYDDIEAMIDAEPALEPYEHYFDDVLRMKDHTRSAEVENLLAELGEVTGAPGEVYNMLANADMEFPTVEDPDGDQQPITLNNFTTLQKHPDREFRQRVYEAFYDEWETVRNAVGTAYKNAVKTDVKMANARNYDTAREAALDGPNVPVEVYDTLVDTVHDNLDTLHRHADLKRESIGADELRMWDLYVPLVQEESPEIEYEQACEYVTEAVAPLGDEYQSRLAEGLDSRWVDVYETEHKQSGAYSGGTYDSQPFILMNYQDDVESMYTLAHELGHSMHSEYTSEEQPFVYSGYEIFVAEVASTVNETLLTHHLLDTVADERLRRHILNEYLERFRSTLYRQTMFAEFEHRTHEMSEAGEPLTPDRLDDLYRELKGDYYEPAALDDRIAREWMRIPHFYRAFYVYQYATGISAAVALVDGILDEGEPAAQRYIDFLRSGSRQYPLELLRDAGVDMASPDPVESALSTYSDYLDEFAELL
- a CDS encoding tRNA pseudouridine(38-40) synthase TruA; protein product: MRAYRVAYDGRPYHGFQRQPDVDTVEGRLRSALVRLGVCERGGELPERYAAAGRTDAGVSARAQTVAFDAPSWLSPAAFNGELPDDIRVWASADVRDDFHATHDPAERSYTYYLYAPTDADRPGHDPVDDQRWAHAVDALAGTHDFHNLTSDDTGTERTVDIDWHRDGRFLIVRFTAGGFCRQLVRRLVSLAAAVADGSAPLSKVDRILSPDPVDGPDGVPPSPPEPLVLSDVCYPEVTFTRDEDAAADARAVFARRRATARTTARVADHITDGL